The nucleotide sequence TTCTGTACTGACTTCACGGTTCAAAATGAACAATGAAAACACCCTATGAGCCAAGCATCAAATGGTTGTCTTCAGAGGgacaaaattatttcacaagAACTGAGCATTAGTATGTTAAGAACTGTCTTTGAGTGTCATACATAGGTTTatcgttaattaattaattcttgataaatttatttaatttccttaCCACAACGACATATTTGTAGAAGATGTGAACATGTGCTGATGTGTAATCGTCAGACTTAACGTTGAAGATAGACACCCTATAGTGTTCCTTCGACATCTTTGGAAGAAGAGCATAGCGCctgaaaattaaacaatatatttagtTAATGCTATGAAATCATTCCTGCTATTCAATTGATTGCATTGACTCAAAATTTAACGAATAACTCATGAAATTATAGTAGAGGCTTGGTGTTTGGACTTGCTTACACCAAGCGCTAACTTTCTTCTTCCTAATATCGATTAAGATAAAAATCGCCAAATAACATCTTCAAGccttgttataaaataaaaaggtaaatGGCTTACGTAATCGGTCTGTTAAACGACAACTGTGTTTTTCTATGATTCGGGAAGTTTTGCAAAAGTTACTTCTTGTCCAATCACTTATGATAAAcagttgtttatttaattggGTGTTTATCTCGTTAGTGGAATTGAGCCTTAGAATGGATCAGTTAACATAattgatatcatcatcatcatcatcatcctatcgcagtccactgctggacataggcctctccaagtgcacgccactgagatcgattgaTATACAactacaaaaatacttacacatAATTATCAAGAACAGCAAAGTCGTCCTTGACAACTGTTTTAGGATACAATTCAGGCATCAATGTTTTGAAAGTGCATAATTTGTCTATTCTTTGTTTTGCTCGCTCTACCATCCCTTTGGCACTTATTAGAGTTCTTTCTAAATAATCTCGTGCTGAAATGaagaagataatatttttatctatatataACCTGAAGTTTTCCCCACGTCATCTAAAAACTACCAATATACTCGCTCGTGATATCAGAATGAATTTCACCTTTAAAAGTGATTATAACAATGTAAcaattcatcctccgagccgtttacccaactatgttggggtcggcttccactctaacccggtgcagctgagtaccagtattttacaaggagcgactgccttatctgacctcctatgAGGGTaacaattggtagcaactaatggcaAGTAGTAGCAACTCTCGTTATAACttctaataaaatctatttcGTATTTTCTATATGAGAAAGGATTTTACAACTGTTTCATTATGGTTTGCCGCAAAATTACAAAGTGGATatctgttattaattaattaaaaaatatgataagggtgtacaaataataacaatttatttcactAGATACAAATTATGCACCTCATAAATCGTTTGCTGACATATAATATATGCATATTATAACATGTATAAACGTAATGGAATAAAGGTTTTCATCGTAAAAAGTTAATGGTTGAGTTACCAATAAGGCTTTATTTCCAATGACGACTGTCAAGGTATGGTACACGAGATATGGTAGGTCAGATCCTAGTACCACTTGATACTAGTACATCACATTATACGTACTTCTACTAGCTGATCCTCGCAGGTCTATGCCTATCCTGGAAGACCTTTTGACCGCAAATGCATAAAAAGTAGCTAAGGTCCTTTCTCAGACCCTACCTTTGTTTACCAAATATTTCAATCAATTCAGAAGTTACTTGGCGTAAAGAGAGTAACATTTAACTTCACctagtattaataaaaacattatttttccaaaGTTTACTCACAAAAATCTTTCTTCACAAAATGCCTCTGCTTTTTCACCCAATCATCCAAAATATCCACGGCTTCTTCAATTCTTCCTTGCTTCTCCAAATTCACGTCCCTCCTAGCATATTCCAGTGTGTCTGGGTGGAATTCCAGAATCCGGTCTTGTAACACCGACACCATTTTGGGTACCACTGTGGTGACAAATGGTAATGAAATGAGAAGTTAGACATATATTTATGGCTTATATTAAAACCTTTATTCTTGAGTAAAGGTGAGGGTACACTTGTTGTTGTCAACCGGCGACCAAAATGATTCGACCAAACATGAATTTCTAGCGTCTCTCGAAAAACAGCATCACATTCCACGCTCTTGGGGCCAATGAGGCCGTAGTGCTCGGATGGAGACCACGGTTTTGCAGGCATGGGATAGCTACCAACATAGTAGTAGTAAGTCGAGGGTAGGCACAGTATGCAGAGAGCCACCAAATTGGTCCTTTTAGAAATCAATGGAGGTGGCCTATGTTTATAAGCGAGCGTCCTATAGCCAAGATGATAATTGGTAAATAAGATAATAATCAAGTCATTGTGTGCTTCTTTTTACTCTGAAATTTAATAATGACGTCCAAATCTAAGAATATAAGCCAGAGGAGCATGCCGTGTGCACTTTCTATTCACGCAAGcgcaaataaatattcatattgttAGTCCCTTACCTTAGTTAATGTAGCACGAATAAAACCTAAGTTTGAACAAAACTGTAGCAATTCAAGCAAGTGTGCAACCACCTTATACCATTAAGATTATGCAAAAACCTATGTATTGTTACGAGTGTTTATTACGCATTATGCAATAACTCTGATCGATTGTATGTGTTCACATAAGCATAAATCATTACGTATTTTTGAAGaactatttttcttaaaaaactaGGTACAGTTAAATTTAATAATTCATAGTTTCACTGAGCAGATGTAAACAGACACAAAATTCTTGTGATCTTCAATTAAGTATGGttggggctgcgagattgttcgaaaaagacccttgccctggtacacaaaggctCCATAGGAACattgtgggttttagtcagtaaaagtgtGTCACGCTGCATCCGCGGCAGTAGGTGTCATaaatgatttcccataaaaagttgggtacatattataaatctacatcgtggtggcctattgggtaaaggaccaacctctcaagtatgagggcgcgggttcgatcccaggtcaggcaagtaccaatgcaacttttctaagtttgtatgtactttctaagtatatcttagacaccattggctgtgtttcggatggcacgttaaactgtaggtcccggctgtcattaaacatccttggcagtcgttacgggtagtcagaagccagtaagtctgacaccagtctaaccaagggctatcgggttgcccgggtaactgggttgaggaggtcttcttgtaaagcactggtactcagctgaatccggttagactggaagccgaccccaacatgattgggaaaaaggctcggaggatgatattatAAATCTAGCAGCACTGCACCGAGTAGTAAGAACTATATTATAGAGGTAGCTCGGGCTATTGTCCGCCATCGAGTCATTCCAGAACTGTTAGAGGTAGGTAGTGGGgtctgtttaagtttttttttcagttcttaTGAGTTGTGCTGATTTCAagaagaaaagatggatggtcTATCTGATAGATGGCacgaataagaagggagtgaaaACTGAAAACAATTGAACCGGAGTATATTGCGGCAACCCCAAATATAATTGCAaccagggcaggaagaagaagaatttgTGATTATTTTCAGACTAGTTTCATTAGATATGTTGACgttaaaaatagtttaattaaaaataagagttttaaaaatagatCTTTATAATAATCCTATGAGACGAAAGAGGGCGGGGTTCATAAGTATAATTAGTTTCAGTAAACattgcacttggagaggcctatgtccagcagtggactgcgataggctgatgatgatgatgatgatgatgaaacattGTGATTgtcattataataattgtattgttGTTTATGGTTTTAGAATGACAAACAATATGCAAGCTGTTTAGACAATGCAGGATTAATATGATAAAGAACATAATGTTAATTTCTTAGTTAATTTTGTACCACAGAAATTAGAGTTCAGAAGTACCATCAGTTTTATTCGTGTtagtaaaaaacaaataaatatgtggCTAATTATAGACAGTGATAGACAGCACTATATCACAGAAGAGGTACGCAACATATTTAGTGTAGGGTCGGTGTATGTCGTAAGAAAAGTGACTAACTTaagaagtaattaatttatgtaatgaAAAATATGACAATATGGATCGTTTTATTCTTCTTCtgacagttaaaaataaatatagcttAGTTGAAAGTTTGAGTGTAATAAAAGTCGAAACGTATGCGTTTcagatgtacctacctatatatatatataatagataCTACCAAAAATAGAGTTTGTAAATGGACAGCTGTGAgtagataaagattttttttagcgTCACTGGTAAGAATCAATTGGACCCACTACTTGTCTTACAATTTTAAATCTTGCAAGTCCTTGTTTAGGTGTAATAATTTGAGGTCTAAAAAATAGGAGGACAAAATTGTCATACCTTCTCTAAACGAGAAACCATAATATTTAGGTATCGACATACCTTTTGATAAACTATAATATGATCCTTTAACAACTGGAACTTCTGCACATTCCTACACGTAGTAACTAacacaataataaatcaaagtATTAAAACCACATATCTTTTACTTGTCTCATTGTTGACTgtaattaaaatctaataattATAACTAAGGGTCAGACGAGGTGTAAGATCTGAACCTCGTACATTCAATGATGTATGAAAAGTGCACACGCGTTTGTTATGTAACTGCTTTTCATAACAACAATTGTTCTTCttgttattttcataatatgtaGGGATTGTAATAAACTGTGGTCGATCTGGGTCGTAAATTTTAGAATTCCGTTAGCTAGTTGTGCAATTTGTGCATATTGGTACCTATTCTTaacctttcatcatcatcatcatcatctcagccataggacgtccactgctgaacataggcctcccccttagatcttcacagatacctgttggaggcgacctgcatccagcgtcttccggcgacctttatcaGATCGTCTGTcgttgagccacaaactaagcacagcttgtatcttgtggctacaagctgtgcttagtttgtggctcaacggtatctaccacaatgtaaagttgcgtttttgataataaacattatttttttttttaaacattacctcgttggtggacgtcctacgctgcacttgctagtccgtggtctccactccggcacttttcgaccccatcggccaatATGGCCAggccattgccacttcaactggCAACTCTTAACTTTTATTGATCATTTATATCTATTGTGTGATATCTCTGTACCTGCATCTCTTATGAAGTTACAATAACTAGATGTTTTGGATGTGTGGGTGTGAAAGTGTGACTGTGATGGGAGAAGAATGTTAAATATTGaggataaataaaacacaaacaaacactaCAACcacaatttaattacaataatttatacattaattaagtattaatagGATTTTTTATACGATCTATATTTTTAGctatattttaaaaagcaaGTGCCAATAAGTTtcaaacgaataaaaaaaatcaacaaacaTTCAAGGTAACATACAAACATCCGTATTGAGAACCTACTCCTTTTTGAAAAGTAATGGTaacacttcaaaataaaattgattgtaataaataaataaatttttattgacataaaattgtgaacataaaaacacttacaaaagaaaaaaaaaataaacagagccCATAAGGGAGTAACGTATGCAATATAACACAATATGTAGTAAGTATTTGTTTGAACTCTGGTACCCAAGGTAAGATTTAACTTGTATTATGGGTACCAGTTTTCTCACATTTAGTTGTACACATTTAATTGTCCTGAGTTTGATTTGTAagtacaaaattgtaatttagatATTACATATCATATGGtcactaaaaaaaatacaggtcAGTTAGCTTAGGATCAAAGTAGTCTTAAACAAGCTTCCTTTTGAACAAGATTTACAAAAAGCGACCTTAAATCCACAAGAATAGAGTCTATTTTTGATAACTAATCGACACTCAAAGCCCTGAATGACCCAGGCAGGCCGATGTCATGGCATGCTTTACAAAAACAAACCTTAAAAACGACTtacataaagtttatttttgacaaTTCATAGACACTCAAAAGCCTAGATGAACCAGGCACGCCGATATAACTACATGCTTTACAAAAAGCGATCTTAAATGTACAGGAATAATGTTCATTTTTGTATATTAATCGACACTCAAAGCCCTGAAAGATCCAGGCATGCCAATATAATGCTCATTGAATTTGTCTGATTGTCTGCAAGATTCGTTTGTACTGGCCTTGTTCATCTCGTTCATGTAGGCTAAAAACTCCTTGGAGCTAATCTCTTTTAACCAGGCCTCtgtggaaataaaaaaattcaattttgctataatcatcggcaagaaTATtgggccctgaccttcacctgcgcagaagtgatttattagtttattgccttaagtgtacagtgcgcaaagcgatccccactcttccgccaagagctcattatccgtgccgataactataccaagaataaaatttataattgtgTTACTAGGGTAATAATCTTCAGAGTAAACGGCGAAGGATTTTGCAAGTGTGCTGAATAAGTTATGCCGCAAACAAAAATCATGTGTTTCGATGCAATCTCACAAATACTATTAAGGCGAAAGTTTGCAAGTATGTGTTGCTTACTTAACTTTCGTGATTAACTTTGTAATaggtaccagagcaaaaatatttcactgtataataagaaattaaatgaaatcattaagtTGTAATGGACAGCTTTGTTGATGACAAGTTTGCACGCATATTTACCACACATAGGTATGGCTCAACCACTCCCgtgatatataaaaaaaatctataacttCGCAAACGCCTGTCAATGGCATTGTAGCAATTATGTACATGAAAACGATAACTAACAAAcgaacgaaaataaaataaaaaaaaagataaacttGAAGCTATAAACTTTCTGTACCACGTTGTCCGGGTAACTACATAgattgagaaggtcagataggcagtcgctccaagtagaagcaatggtactcagctgcatccagctAAACTGGAAGCTgaatccaacatagttgggaaaaggctagacaaataataaaacttactaTTTAAATCCAGTAGCGCCATCTCCTTGCCACCATAATCCGAAGGCATCATATCTTTAGGCACATACTCAGACAGGGTTTCAGGAGTTTTGTGCAAATGTATCCTATCTGCCAACTTGGCGCTGAAGACTTGCTTCAGCATAGTTATTAAGGTATCCACCATTTTGGAAGACGAGATTACGTGGACGCCTTTGATTCTGCAGCCGTATCCTTCCTGGACATTATGAAGAAGATATTGGATTTCAGAATCagaattattttatgtcaatACAGGCTCTATTCCATGTCTTTATGAAGAACTAGCAGGTCGCCATGGTACTACCTAAGTTCTGAGGGAACTACATTCAGCATCCGAATAAAATCAGGCTTTAGACTCTTGGAGTGCTGTGCATTGTTCAAGTATTTTACTCTGATTAAATGAACAATAGTTTTTCCGTGAGAGCTGGTCAGCCAAAATTACTGCTTGGTCAGGCTCAACGCTGTTTTAGGAGAAATTATAAGAATCATCATAACAGCTCATGGCCTAGTAGTTATCAAATAAATAGGATCGATAAAAACTATGTTTTTAGATCCTGAAATGCTTTCATAGCAAATAGCTATCCGGCGTTACGTTACTTATTTCAGTAgaaaatgaatattataaactgattgCAGAAAAAGGTCATTAAacttatgaaaaacaaaacatcacGATTTAGATATAAAAAATCTTGTCCTGTATTTTTTCCTAAACCTTACAACAAGTAATAAAAGGaccattaattttcaaaatcctaAGTTGTTTATTCAAGGTTGGAAGGCACTTAATTTGTCCTTTTTTGTGCAAAAGATGTCGTTAGTCTGTTGACCTTTTAAGGACAAAATTATCATTCTACCACTGATGTCAACGAACTTTGATTATCATCATTGTATGATAAGTGCAGCTACACCCACCTCTCAAGAATTTTTTATCCCGCCTACGGATCTATAGTTGTAATATCCGTTTCTATTTtatctcaatcggttcagcagtttcacAATAACCAACTTTCtcattgacaatattaaatactagctgtttccctgCGGATTTAcctgcgtcccgagggaacttttCCCCCGGCATCAAAACAATATACAGCCTATGCTGGGGATAGTCTAGCATCCCAATAGTGAACGAACGTCTTTAAATCAGAAACgaacaaaaaccggccaagtgcgaatcggactcgtgcacgaagggttccgtaccattactTAGAGGTATAAAACGGACGAAAAAACTGGTTTGttttatgggagccccccaaaatatttgtttaattctagttttcagtattttttgttatagcggcaacaataatacaacatcagtgaaaatttcagctctctaactatcacggttcatgagatacatgcctggtgacagacggacggacggacagaggagcgaaaacaatagggtcccgttttaccctttgggtacggaacctaaAAAATGTTCCTTCTTTATTATCTTAGTATAGTTTGTAATGTTATTGTACTTACAGTCATCAAAGTGATGATTTGTCTCAGTTCCATAGGATTGACCTTGGTAACAAAACTCAGGATATTAATTTGAGAGTAGTCTAATATAATTTGGAAGCCCTTGCAGTATTCTGCTTGTAAGAAGTATTCGCAAAGCTGGAacagaagaaaataaaacactgtttaaataaaaacgtgATAAAAACTAAAAGCACATTTTTTGGAACATACGAAGTTTGGTCtagacatttatttatgtatttaatttgttataatttttgtgaaaattaaacaaaatacatgtTTTCAACAGACTCCCCATAAAGAATTACGTTCTAGTCGAATGTTTTTAATGACTATTTATACCTAAGGACGTAACAATATTATAGTAAAACATAGAAACAGTGAAGAAAAGTTATGAAAATTAAACATGAAAGtatccattaaaatattttccaattgCTAGTCACGccattaacataaaaaaaaataggaaatataataataattattatgtaactcACCATAGTCATATATCTGTAGAAACAAAAGAACGACGCAGCCTCCAAGTTTTCAGATGTTAATTTACAAATGAAAACTCGATAGTGTTCCGGCGTCATCTGAGGTAAGTGGCCTGCATGACTGGAAAGACAAAATAAACATGGTTAGAGATGAAAAataatgggaacaaatataatgaccaccataaaatgctttgatacccttagttttgtaaccagaaatatctactgaacaccagaaaaataaagtctaaaaatgtaatagtaccagctattttagtcacgactccactttaaattgtattcgaccaccaaatttagtaaatgatcaccaactcctgacgaccaaattaatgtattatttttgcctaaataagtcactgtgattgccataaaatgtaggcttattaccaaataaagtattatggtgccatattaagttatgtgtccggcttgcaatgcatgcgtgagtgtcagtatgacg is from Helicoverpa zea isolate HzStark_Cry1AcR chromosome 19, ilHelZeax1.1, whole genome shotgun sequence and encodes:
- the LOC124639468 gene encoding alpha-tocopherol transfer protein-like, which produces MESVRKDTMLKFNPDSLEEVRKELNLEKPGRIDEAIDILDSWVKKQPHFMKKDFSRDYLERILITAKGLVERAKERLDKLCTFKTLMPEFFNVSDDIKKEMEPLQELIHAGHLPQMTPEHYRVFICKLTSENLEAASFFCFYRYMTMLCEYFLQAEYCKGFQIILDYSQINILSFVTKVNPMELRQIITLMTEGYGCRIKGVHVISSSKMVDTLITMLKQVFSAKLADRIHLHKTPETLSEYVPKDMMPSDYGGKEMALLDLNKAWLKEISSKEFLAYMNEMNKASTNESCRQSDKFNEHYIGMPGSFRALSVD